A window of Neisseria canis contains these coding sequences:
- the waaF gene encoding lipopolysaccharide heptosyltransferase II codes for MSKKILIISPSWIGDCVMTQPLFRRLLKLYPNSVIDVFAPKWSMAVFERMPEVSRIIENPFGHGELELKKRWQVGRELGKKGYDQVIVLPGSLKSALIAAATGIRQRTGYVGESRYLLLNDIRKLNKARLPLMVDRYTALAYPTQEAFNGHSDNPQFTVNPQSQQAALAAHGLNTEKPVLAFCPGAEYGPAKRWPPKHFAELARRYAEDGWQIWIFGSQKDFDIGEEINALCGGICANLCGKTSLSEAMNLLACADTVICNDSGLMHLAAALGRKLLAIYGSSSPDHTPPLSGKAEVVSLNLSCSPCFKRECPLGHTDCLNNLTPEIVWNRAHKDI; via the coding sequence ATGTCTAAGAAAATCCTCATTATTTCCCCGAGTTGGATTGGCGATTGCGTGATGACGCAGCCGCTGTTCCGCCGCCTGCTCAAGCTTTATCCCAATTCCGTGATAGACGTGTTTGCGCCGAAATGGTCGATGGCGGTGTTCGAGCGCATGCCCGAAGTGAGCCGCATCATTGAAAATCCGTTCGGCCATGGTGAACTGGAATTGAAAAAACGCTGGCAAGTCGGGCGTGAATTGGGCAAAAAGGGGTATGACCAAGTGATTGTGCTGCCCGGTTCGCTGAAATCTGCGCTGATTGCCGCGGCAACCGGCATCCGCCAGCGCACCGGCTATGTGGGCGAATCGCGCTATTTGCTGCTTAACGACATCCGCAAGCTTAATAAAGCACGCTTGCCGCTAATGGTCGACCGCTATACCGCGCTGGCTTACCCCACGCAGGAAGCGTTTAACGGCCATTCCGATAACCCGCAATTCACCGTTAATCCGCAAAGCCAGCAAGCCGCACTGGCCGCGCACGGTTTGAACACGGAAAAGCCCGTACTCGCGTTCTGCCCGGGCGCCGAATACGGCCCGGCCAAGCGCTGGCCGCCCAAGCATTTTGCCGAGCTGGCGCGCCGTTATGCGGAAGATGGTTGGCAAATCTGGATTTTCGGGTCGCAAAAAGATTTCGATATCGGCGAAGAAATCAATGCTTTGTGTGGCGGCATCTGCGCCAATTTGTGCGGCAAAACCAGCTTGTCGGAAGCGATGAATTTATTGGCCTGCGCCGATACGGTGATTTGCAACGACAGCGGGTTGATGCACCTTGCCGCCGCTTTGGGGCGCAAACTGCTGGCGATATACGGTTCTTCAAGCCCCGACCATACGCCGCCTTTGAGCGGGAAAGCCGAGGTGGTCAGCCTGAATCTGTCATGCTCGCCTTGTTTCAAGCGTGAATGCCCGCTGGGGCATACGGATTGTTTGAATAATCTGACGCCGGAAATCGTGTGGAACCGGGCGCACAAAGATATATAA
- a CDS encoding ABC1 kinase family protein, producing MMIPTLLAIRDFSRLREIIAILTKYGLGEFVQRIKLSGKTLTEEDAPPENRYRYINTPRRFRLAFEELGPTFIKLGQILSTRVDIFNAEWIEEFEQLQNNVPPIPTTDIHALIESHLGRPIGEVFQSIDPVPIGSASIAQVHKAVLLNGETVAVKIKRPGIEKIINADLRILTHLAELIESEIPETRRYRPLQMVQYFARSLAKETDLSVELRYMQRFENAFSQHRYVHIPKVYRDISNRQILAQEFMQGTLLLHTDLESLSAETRVLMAQRITDTLFTMILKQGFFHADPHPGNIFINETGTIGFIDFGLVGHLSATRRREIIELINALIQRDQFSMQYVLSNWAQGELPDENLLGADVLEMLLNYEHTAIRDLRISQVINDITQIMRGHELTLPGDLVMLFKTLITLEGVVKRLDGGAELLERAKPIVTEVMKDRFSSEHILRKGRMHSQMLVQAVDELPQNIIRLSRRIQKGQFNINLDIKRIDQLNHQLDRTANRLTMGIVTAALIIGSSIVMSIDTGPKFIGFIGYLLALINSLWIIWSIWRSGKH from the coding sequence ATGATGATACCAACTTTACTCGCCATACGCGATTTTTCCCGCCTGCGCGAAATCATCGCCATCCTGACCAAATACGGCCTGGGAGAGTTTGTCCAGCGTATCAAATTATCCGGCAAAACACTTACCGAGGAAGACGCCCCACCCGAAAACCGCTACCGCTATATCAACACGCCGCGCCGTTTCAGACTGGCATTTGAAGAATTGGGACCCACTTTTATCAAACTCGGGCAAATTCTTTCCACTCGGGTAGACATTTTCAATGCCGAATGGATTGAAGAATTCGAGCAGCTGCAAAATAACGTTCCCCCCATCCCCACCACCGATATCCACGCCCTTATCGAATCGCATTTGGGCAGGCCGATCGGCGAAGTGTTCCAAAGCATCGATCCCGTGCCCATCGGCAGCGCATCCATCGCCCAAGTACACAAAGCCGTTTTACTCAACGGAGAAACCGTAGCCGTTAAAATCAAACGGCCCGGCATTGAAAAAATCATCAACGCCGATTTGCGCATCCTCACCCATCTGGCCGAGCTGATCGAATCGGAAATCCCCGAAACACGCCGCTACCGCCCTTTGCAAATGGTGCAGTATTTTGCGCGCAGCTTGGCCAAAGAAACCGATTTATCGGTCGAGTTGCGCTATATGCAGCGGTTTGAAAATGCCTTCAGCCAACACCGCTATGTGCACATTCCCAAAGTGTACCGCGACATTTCCAACCGCCAGATTCTGGCGCAAGAATTCATGCAGGGCACGCTGCTGCTGCACACCGACCTCGAAAGCCTGTCTGCCGAAACGCGCGTTCTGATGGCGCAGCGCATCACCGACACCTTGTTTACCATGATACTGAAACAAGGCTTTTTCCATGCCGACCCGCATCCGGGCAACATCTTCATCAACGAAACCGGCACAATCGGCTTCATCGATTTCGGCTTGGTCGGCCACCTTTCCGCCACGCGGCGCCGCGAAATTATCGAACTCATCAACGCCCTGATTCAGCGCGACCAATTTTCCATGCAATATGTATTGAGCAATTGGGCGCAGGGCGAGCTGCCTGACGAAAACCTGCTGGGCGCCGACGTGTTGGAAATGCTGCTCAACTACGAACACACCGCCATCCGCGATTTGCGCATCAGCCAAGTAATCAACGACATCACCCAAATCATGCGCGGACACGAGCTTACCCTGCCGGGCGATTTGGTGATGCTGTTTAAAACCCTGATTACGCTCGAAGGCGTCGTCAAGCGTCTGGACGGCGGCGCCGAGCTGCTCGAGCGCGCCAAACCCATCGTTACCGAAGTAATGAAAGACCGCTTCTCTTCCGAGCACATTCTGCGCAAAGGCCGCATGCACAGCCAAATGCTGGTTCAGGCGGTCGACGAACTGCCCCAAAACATCATCCGCCTCAGCCGCCGCATCCAAAAAGGCCAATTCAACATCAATTTGGACATCAAACGCATCGACCAGCTCAACCACCAGCTCGACCGCACCGCCAACCGCCTGACTATGGGCATCGTTACGGCCGCGCTGATTATCGGCTCCTCAATTGTGATGAGCATAGACACCGGCCCCAAATTTATCGGCTTTATCGGCTATTTACTCGCCTTAATCAACAGCTTATGGATTATCTGGTCGATTTGGCGCTCCGGCAAACACTGA
- a CDS encoding LapA family protein: protein MKFISLVFKILILIVFLILAVNNLQKVPFFYLPAQQIDLPLIALLFGFFVIGAVFGVLAMFGRLLTLRSENGRLRREVEKTARISSQDLYAPAPLPHNPAPVAETHKKEAETK, encoded by the coding sequence ATGAAATTTATTTCCTTGGTTTTTAAAATTCTGATTCTTATCGTATTTTTGATTCTTGCTGTCAACAACCTGCAAAAAGTGCCGTTTTTCTACCTGCCCGCGCAACAGATTGATCTGCCGCTGATTGCCCTGTTGTTCGGCTTTTTCGTGATCGGAGCGGTGTTCGGCGTATTGGCCATGTTCGGCCGCCTGCTTACCCTGCGCAGCGAAAACGGCCGCCTGCGCCGCGAAGTGGAAAAAACCGCCCGCATAAGCTCGCAAGACTTATACGCACCCGCCCCCCTGCCCCACAATCCCGCACCTGTTGCCGAAACCCATAAAAAAGAAGCGGAAACCAAATGA
- the coaD gene encoding pantetheine-phosphate adenylyltransferase → MTQPTSRAVYAGSFDPPTNGHLWMIRQAQTMFDELIIAIGINPDKKSTYTIAERYAMLEAITQEFPNVRIYSFENRFLVDYAHDVDAKFIVRGIRTASDYEYERTIRYINSDLQPDILTIFLMPPREFAEVSSTMVKGMVGPSGWRQMIRRYVPDAVYEKILADNEGR, encoded by the coding sequence ATGACCCAACCCACCAGCCGCGCCGTGTATGCGGGCAGCTTCGACCCGCCCACCAACGGCCATCTCTGGATGATACGGCAGGCGCAAACCATGTTTGACGAGCTGATCATCGCCATCGGCATCAACCCCGATAAAAAAAGCACCTACACCATCGCCGAACGCTACGCCATGCTGGAGGCGATTACCCAAGAATTCCCCAATGTGCGCATTTATTCGTTTGAAAACCGTTTTTTGGTGGACTATGCACACGACGTGGATGCCAAATTCATTGTGCGCGGCATCCGCACCGCCTCCGATTACGAATACGAACGCACCATCCGCTATATCAATTCCGACCTCCAGCCCGACATCCTCACCATCTTCCTGATGCCGCCGCGCGAATTCGCCGAAGTGTCTTCTACAATGGTCAAAGGCATGGTCGGCCCCAGCGGCTGGCGCCAGATGATACGCCGCTACGTTCCCGATGCGGTGTATGAAAAAATACTGGCCGATAACGAAGGCCGCTGA
- a CDS encoding zinc-finger domain-containing protein, which produces MSETREPVVITPHDLPLHCSGPKNETWNGHPRVFLPIESNGTVECPYCGTVYRLDGEIKGHH; this is translated from the coding sequence ATGAGCGAAACCCGCGAACCTGTTGTGATTACCCCGCATGATTTGCCGCTGCATTGCTCCGGCCCCAAAAACGAAACTTGGAACGGCCATCCGCGCGTGTTTCTGCCGATTGAGTCGAACGGCACCGTAGAATGCCCTTACTGCGGTACGGTTTACCGGCTCGACGGTGAAATCAAAGGCCATCATTAA
- a CDS encoding C40 family peptidase encodes MRFLKQLGAALLASAALWLAPQAQADDLEQFIRFQAGGINFGEQMPAGQAISQNEADQLIGSAMSLLGVAYRFGGTSASTGFDCSGFMQYIFRKSMQVNLPRTSAEQARVGAQVSRSALQPGDMVFFNTSGRRISHVGLYIGNDRFIHAPRTGKRIEVTSLSNKYWSKRYVTARRVKKNDPSRFLN; translated from the coding sequence ATGAGATTTCTAAAGCAATTGGGTGCGGCTCTGCTGGCTTCGGCAGCGTTGTGGCTGGCGCCGCAGGCTCAGGCAGATGATTTGGAGCAGTTTATCCGTTTCCAGGCCGGGGGGATTAATTTTGGCGAGCAGATGCCGGCGGGTCAGGCCATCAGCCAAAATGAGGCCGACCAGCTGATCGGCAGCGCCATGAGCCTGTTGGGCGTGGCTTACCGTTTCGGCGGAACCAGTGCGTCAACCGGCTTTGATTGCAGCGGTTTTATGCAATATATTTTCCGCAAGAGTATGCAGGTTAACCTGCCGCGAACTTCGGCGGAGCAGGCAAGAGTGGGGGCGCAGGTGAGCAGAAGTGCTTTGCAGCCGGGCGATATGGTGTTTTTCAACACGTCGGGCCGCCGCATTTCGCATGTGGGTCTGTATATCGGTAACGACCGTTTTATCCACGCGCCACGCACGGGAAAAAGAATCGAAGTAACCAGTTTGAGCAATAAATATTGGAGCAAGCGTTATGTTACGGCGAGGCGCGTTAAGAAAAACGATCCTTCGCGTTTCTTGAATTAA
- the ftnA gene encoding non-heme ferritin: MLSANIIKRLNEQLNLELYSANVYLQMSAWADNNGFEGAAKFLKAHAAEEMQHMYRLFDYLNETGALAEIGAVAAPKSGYTGLKEVFEEVYRHEKSITEKINVLVEQTLAEKDFSSFNFLQWYVAEQHEEERLFKSILDKINLIGDNGNGLFHVDKELAGLASA, translated from the coding sequence GTGCTATCTGCAAATATAATCAAACGTTTAAACGAACAGTTAAATCTGGAGCTTTATTCGGCCAATGTGTACCTGCAAATGTCGGCTTGGGCGGACAACAATGGTTTTGAAGGTGCGGCTAAGTTTTTGAAAGCGCATGCGGCCGAGGAAATGCAGCATATGTACCGCTTGTTCGACTATTTGAACGAAACCGGTGCTTTGGCGGAAATCGGGGCGGTAGCGGCGCCGAAATCAGGCTATACAGGTTTGAAAGAAGTATTTGAAGAGGTGTATAGACACGAAAAAAGCATTACGGAGAAAATCAACGTGCTGGTGGAGCAAACGCTTGCTGAAAAAGATTTTTCTTCGTTTAATTTCCTTCAATGGTATGTGGCTGAACAGCATGAGGAAGAGCGTCTGTTTAAATCTATTTTGGATAAAATCAACCTGATCGGCGACAACGGCAACGGTTTGTTCCACGTTGACAAGGAATTGGCCGGCTTGGCTTCTGCCTAG
- the rfaE1 gene encoding D-glycero-beta-D-manno-heptose-7-phosphate kinase gives MILYAETLKSRLANARVLVVGDVMLDRYWFGDVSRISPEAPVPVAKIDKTDQRAGGAANVARNIAALGGQAALLSVTGDDEAADSLDMLMQKWGVSAHLLRDAAISTTVKLRVIARNQQLIRLDFEDSPNHEILAQVKEQYRALLPHYDLVILSDYGKGGLTHVTTFIDWAREAGKPVLVDPKGDDYEKYAGATLLTPNRAELKEVVGSWKDEAALTEKAQQLRRRLGLNALLLTRSEEGMTLFRDGDPHHQPTQAREVYDVSGAGDTVIAGMGLGLSAGLDLPEAMQLANIAAGVVVGKVGTAVCSFEELAEGL, from the coding sequence ATGATTCTCTACGCAGAAACTCTGAAAAGCCGCTTGGCAAACGCCCGCGTCTTGGTGGTGGGCGACGTGATGCTCGACCGTTACTGGTTCGGCGACGTTTCCCGCATTTCCCCCGAAGCGCCGGTGCCCGTCGCCAAAATCGACAAAACCGACCAACGCGCGGGCGGCGCGGCCAACGTGGCGCGCAATATCGCCGCGCTGGGCGGGCAGGCCGCTTTGCTTTCCGTTACCGGAGACGACGAAGCCGCCGACAGCCTCGATATGCTGATGCAAAAATGGGGCGTATCCGCACATCTGCTGCGCGATGCGGCCATTTCCACCACTGTGAAACTGCGCGTTATCGCGCGCAACCAGCAGCTTATCCGCCTTGATTTTGAAGACAGCCCCAACCACGAAATATTGGCGCAAGTGAAAGAGCAATACCGAGCGCTGCTGCCGCATTATGATCTGGTGATTCTTTCCGACTACGGCAAAGGCGGCCTCACCCATGTAACCACTTTTATCGATTGGGCTCGCGAAGCCGGCAAACCCGTATTGGTCGACCCCAAAGGCGATGACTATGAAAAATACGCAGGCGCCACCCTGCTCACACCCAACCGCGCAGAATTGAAAGAAGTGGTCGGCAGCTGGAAAGACGAAGCCGCACTCACCGAAAAAGCCCAACAGTTACGCCGCCGCCTCGGCCTGAACGCCCTGCTGCTTACCCGCAGCGAAGAAGGCATGACGCTCTTTCGCGACGGCGATCCGCACCATCAGCCCACCCAAGCGCGCGAAGTTTATGACGTATCCGGCGCGGGCGACACCGTTATCGCCGGCATGGGCTTGGGTTTGTCCGCAGGTTTGGACTTACCCGAAGCCATGCAGCTGGCCAACATTGCCGCAGGCGTGGTGGTGGGCAAAGTCGGCACGGCCGTCTGCTCTTTCGAAGAGTTGGCAGAAGGTTTGTAA
- the pyrF gene encoding orotidine-5'-phosphate decarboxylase: MNPLITDFTPSASHSPVIVALDFANETDTLHFVRKLDPSLCQLKIGKELFTATGRSLAEKLINQGFKLFLDLKYHDIPNTVAQACKVAADMGVWMVDMHASGGRRMMEAAAEAVANHSRKPLLIGVTVLTSMEQSDLAEIGLTLPVEELVVRWAKLAQSSGLDGVVCSALEAAPLRAALGSGFVLVTPGIRLDIAGNNDDQRRIMTPAQALAAGSSYLVMGRPITQAADPVAVLREINTLTST; encoded by the coding sequence ATGAACCCTTTAATCACCGATTTCACCCCGTCCGCTTCCCATTCGCCCGTGATTGTGGCGCTGGATTTTGCCAACGAAACCGACACGCTTCATTTCGTGCGCAAACTTGATCCCTCACTCTGCCAGCTCAAAATCGGCAAAGAATTGTTCACCGCCACCGGCCGCAGCCTCGCCGAAAAGCTGATTAACCAAGGCTTCAAACTTTTTCTCGACTTGAAATACCACGACATTCCCAACACCGTCGCGCAAGCATGCAAAGTGGCTGCCGATATGGGCGTGTGGATGGTGGATATGCATGCTTCCGGCGGCCGCCGCATGATGGAAGCCGCCGCCGAAGCCGTGGCCAATCACAGCCGCAAACCCTTATTAATCGGCGTAACCGTGCTGACCAGCATGGAACAGAGCGACTTGGCAGAAATCGGGCTTACGCTGCCGGTGGAAGAATTGGTTGTACGTTGGGCCAAACTCGCCCAAAGTTCGGGCTTGGACGGCGTGGTCTGTTCCGCACTCGAAGCCGCTCCGCTGCGCGCCGCTTTAGGCAGCGGATTCGTGTTGGTTACCCCCGGCATCCGCCTCGACATCGCCGGCAATAACGACGACCAACGCCGCATCATGACACCGGCGCAAGCCCTCGCGGCAGGCTCCAGCTATCTCGTGATGGGCAGGCCGATTACCCAAGCTGCCGACCCGGTGGCCGTATTGCGCGAAATCAACACCCTTACCTCAACATAA
- a CDS encoding CidA/LrgA family protein: MILSLSIIFGFLAVGEAVVYLTGLKFPGSIVGMGLLFAALQLKWVKPSQLQNMVDTMMANLALFLVPPCVAVMSYLDLVARDFVPIVTATVISTFAVMFVTGKTHELLRRK, encoded by the coding sequence ATGATTTTATCGCTCAGCATTATTTTCGGCTTTCTCGCAGTAGGGGAAGCCGTTGTTTATTTAACAGGTTTGAAGTTTCCGGGCAGCATTGTGGGCATGGGCTTGCTTTTTGCGGCTTTGCAGCTGAAGTGGGTAAAACCTTCGCAGCTTCAGAATATGGTCGACACCATGATGGCAAACCTTGCGCTGTTTCTGGTGCCGCCTTGTGTGGCTGTGATGAGCTATCTGGATTTGGTGGCGCGCGATTTTGTGCCGATTGTTACCGCCACGGTCATCAGCACGTTTGCGGTGATGTTTGTTACGGGTAAAACCCATGAGCTTTTGCGGAGAAAATGA
- a CDS encoding Bax inhibitor-1/YccA family protein, with translation MNHDVYNYTDTAGGVSQNTVLRKTYSLLGLSFIPAAIGAVVSTKVGFNVFAMFGSPWIALAIFFAFVYGMCFLIEKNRYSNTGVTLLMVFTFGMGVLISPLLQRTLGYSNGAELIGIAAAMTAGVFLTMAALARRANVNTSSLGRFLTVGAVVLLIGMVASWFLQIPALSLTVSAGFAIFSSLMIMWQVRTIIEGGENSHISATLTIFISIYNIFSSLLNILGVFSGED, from the coding sequence ATGAATCATGATGTTTACAACTATACCGACACCGCAGGCGGCGTCAGCCAGAATACCGTTTTACGCAAAACCTACAGCCTGCTGGGTCTTTCTTTCATCCCGGCTGCCATCGGCGCCGTTGTCAGCACCAAAGTGGGCTTCAACGTTTTCGCCATGTTCGGCAGCCCTTGGATTGCTTTGGCTATTTTCTTCGCATTCGTATACGGCATGTGCTTCCTCATTGAGAAAAACCGTTACAGCAACACAGGCGTAACCTTGCTGATGGTGTTCACATTCGGCATGGGCGTGCTGATTTCCCCGCTGCTGCAACGCACCCTCGGCTATTCCAACGGCGCCGAATTAATCGGCATCGCCGCCGCCATGACCGCCGGCGTGTTCCTCACTATGGCCGCATTGGCCCGCCGCGCCAATGTCAACACCAGCTCACTGGGCCGCTTCCTGACGGTCGGCGCCGTGGTATTGCTCATCGGCATGGTAGCCAGCTGGTTCCTGCAAATTCCGGCTTTAAGCTTAACCGTTTCCGCCGGCTTCGCCATTTTCAGCTCGCTGATGATTATGTGGCAGGTTCGCACCATTATCGAAGGCGGTGAAAACAGCCACATCAGCGCTACGCTGACCATCTTTATCTCTATCTACAACATTTTCAGCAGCCTGCTGAACATTTTGGGCGTATTCAGCGGCGAAGATTAA
- the lapB gene encoding lipopolysaccharide assembly protein LapB: METETWIWLVPIILLPVFFAMGWFAARIDMKTVLRHAKSVPAGFYKSLDALVDRNTGQAARNLAEVVDLRPADSYDLSLTLGKLYRLRGENDKAIAMHKALLDSPDTVGEKRECVLFELGQDYQNAGLVDRAEQIFLELQQSNMAKQAHEKLLNIYQQDRDWEKAIAMAKLLNHDELTYQFEISQFYCEMAQAALFKSDFDAARQHAQAALAANSKCTRANMILGDIELKRGNYRAALDAYAAIEKQNHAYLSMVGERIYDAYDALGKPEEGLHVLVSYAEAFPQIDLINVIYEKSLLLKGEKAANETAVEIVRRKPDLNGVYRLLGLQISDMNPTWKSDADMVRSVIGRQLQKNWMYRCRHCHFKSQAFFWHCPACNKWETFTPNKIEV, encoded by the coding sequence ATGGAAACCGAAACTTGGATTTGGCTGGTGCCGATTATTCTTTTGCCGGTATTTTTCGCAATGGGCTGGTTTGCCGCACGGATAGACATGAAAACCGTTTTGCGGCATGCCAAAAGCGTGCCCGCCGGATTTTACAAAAGCCTGGACGCGCTGGTTGACCGCAACACCGGACAGGCCGCCCGCAACTTGGCCGAAGTGGTGGATTTGCGCCCTGCCGACTCCTACGACCTCAGCCTCACCTTAGGCAAACTTTACCGCCTGCGCGGCGAAAACGACAAAGCCATCGCCATGCACAAAGCTTTGTTGGATTCGCCCGACACCGTAGGCGAAAAACGCGAGTGCGTGCTGTTCGAACTGGGCCAAGACTACCAAAACGCCGGCTTGGTTGACCGCGCCGAACAGATTTTTCTGGAATTGCAGCAAAGCAACATGGCCAAACAGGCACACGAAAAACTGCTCAATATCTACCAGCAAGACCGCGATTGGGAAAAAGCCATTGCCATGGCCAAGCTGCTCAATCACGACGAGCTGACCTACCAATTTGAAATTTCGCAGTTTTATTGCGAAATGGCACAGGCGGCTTTGTTTAAGTCCGATTTCGACGCCGCCCGCCAACATGCCCAAGCCGCTTTGGCAGCCAATTCCAAATGCACCCGCGCCAATATGATTTTAGGCGACATCGAGCTCAAACGCGGCAACTACCGCGCCGCATTGGATGCTTATGCCGCCATCGAAAAGCAAAACCATGCCTACCTGAGCATGGTGGGCGAACGGATTTACGACGCCTACGACGCACTGGGCAAACCTGAAGAAGGTCTGCACGTATTGGTAAGCTACGCCGAAGCGTTCCCGCAAATCGATTTAATCAATGTCATTTATGAAAAATCTCTGCTGCTCAAAGGCGAGAAAGCCGCCAATGAAACCGCAGTGGAAATCGTACGCCGCAAGCCGGATTTAAACGGGGTCTACCGCCTGCTCGGCCTGCAAATCAGCGACATGAACCCCACTTGGAAAAGCGATGCCGATATGGTGCGCAGCGTTATCGGCCGCCAGTTGCAGAAAAACTGGATGTACCGCTGCCGCCACTGCCATTTCAAATCGCAAGCCTTTTTCTGGCATTGCCCCGCCTGCAACAAATGGGAAACGTTCACGCCGAACAAAATTGAAGTCTGA
- a CDS encoding LrgB family protein: MMEPINVFKHPMVLLWLTVTAYWVANILRTRTGNVLFNPVLLSTTAIILYLTALNIDYSTYHEAAEFIDFWLKPAVVGLAVPLYNNWEKIRKQWLPIVISQGAGSITGIVSAVYIAKLMGADREVTLSLAAKSVTNPIAIEITKTIGGIPAITAAMVIVAGMLGQMAGYRMMSASTVTKPMSQGMSMGSASHAMGIAISMERSKKYAAYASLGLIFNGVLTAIFVPILIPLMGV; encoded by the coding sequence ATGATGGAACCGATAAACGTGTTCAAACATCCCATGGTGCTGCTCTGGCTTACCGTTACCGCTTATTGGGTGGCCAATATTCTGCGCACGCGCACGGGGAATGTGCTGTTTAATCCGGTGTTGTTGAGCACAACCGCGATTATTCTTTACTTAACCGCGCTGAATATCGATTATTCCACCTATCACGAAGCGGCCGAGTTTATTGATTTCTGGTTGAAACCGGCTGTGGTGGGGCTGGCTGTGCCGCTTTATAACAACTGGGAAAAAATCCGCAAGCAATGGCTGCCGATAGTGATTTCCCAGGGGGCGGGCAGCATCACGGGCATCGTGAGCGCCGTGTATATCGCCAAACTGATGGGTGCCGACAGGGAGGTAACGCTGAGCCTGGCGGCCAAGTCGGTAACGAATCCGATTGCGATTGAAATCACTAAAACCATAGGCGGTATTCCCGCCATTACGGCGGCAATGGTGATTGTGGCGGGGATGCTCGGGCAAATGGCAGGCTACCGCATGATGAGTGCCAGCACCGTAACCAAGCCGATGTCGCAAGGGATGTCGATGGGTTCGGCTTCACATGCGATGGGCATTGCGATTTCAATGGAACGCAGCAAGAAATATGCGGCTTACGCAAGCTTGGGTCTGATTTTTAACGGCGTGCTCACGGCGATATTCGTGCCTATTTTGATTCCTTTGATGGGTGTGTAA
- a CDS encoding DMP19 family protein, which translates to MLDLNPQSYDSPEQFIYTLADRYFAYLETHGETAADRLTDEQHALMAYVYLDSQVQEGGFVQLIASGYGEYVLLNPLADSLRRWKIKPTPKILDQAKALYLKHGGEIERLSSEGAGPDSLRAQFPEFEELDADYYDCAEADMAAAAEYIARHTAKFSALP; encoded by the coding sequence ATGCTTGACTTAAACCCGCAATCCTACGATTCACCCGAACAATTCATCTACACATTGGCCGACCGTTATTTCGCCTATCTCGAAACCCACGGCGAAACCGCCGCCGACCGGCTTACCGACGAGCAGCACGCCTTGATGGCCTATGTTTATCTCGACAGCCAAGTGCAGGAAGGCGGCTTTGTGCAGCTTATCGCTTCGGGCTATGGCGAATATGTGTTGCTCAACCCGCTTGCCGACAGCCTGCGCCGCTGGAAAATCAAACCCACCCCGAAAATCCTAGACCAAGCCAAAGCCCTTTATCTGAAACACGGCGGGGAAATTGAGCGCTTAAGTTCGGAAGGCGCCGGGCCGGACAGCTTGCGGGCACAGTTTCCCGAATTTGAAGAGTTGGATGCCGATTACTACGACTGCGCCGAAGCCGATATGGCCGCAGCGGCCGAATACATTGCCCGTCACACAGCCAAATTCAGCGCCTTACCATAA